One part of the Acidobacteriota bacterium genome encodes these proteins:
- a CDS encoding Spy/CpxP family protein refolding chaperone codes for MTLKNLTKTLIPTLLAVLLLAPVAFANGPAPESDDEHAFHYGAMRGEAGEAGVRGHRFLRRAARYLDLTEEQRTAIRQIFEDARGEGEPIRSEMRGLREELKTLLDSGASADEVGQVAIALHAVRGQAKDLRADIHERVKEQLTAEQIDRLEDMKEARGEGRGRRADHRRGGLHGR; via the coding sequence ATGACTCTGAAGAACCTGACGAAAACCTTGATCCCGACCTTGCTGGCGGTGCTCCTGTTGGCGCCGGTGGCGTTCGCCAACGGTCCAGCTCCGGAGTCGGATGACGAGCATGCCTTTCACTACGGCGCGATGCGCGGCGAGGCCGGCGAAGCCGGAGTGCGGGGCCACCGCTTCCTGCGCCGGGCGGCTCGCTACCTGGACCTGACGGAAGAACAGCGGACCGCCATCCGCCAGATCTTCGAAGACGCCCGCGGCGAAGGCGAACCGATCCGCAGCGAAATGCGCGGCCTGCGCGAGGAACTGAAGACTTTGCTCGACTCCGGCGCCAGCGCCGATGAAGTGGGACAGGTGGCGATTGCCCTCCATGCGGTGCGCGGCCAGGCGAAGGATCTGCGCGCCGACATCCATGAGCGGGTGAAGGAGCAATTGACGGCCGAGCAGATCGATCGCCTCGAGGATATGAAAGAGGCGCGCGGCGAGGGGCGGGGCCGCCGCGCCGACCACCGCCGTGGCGGTCTACACGGCCGTTAA
- the gcvT gene encoding glycine cleavage system aminomethyltransferase GcvT, with the protein MSAGEPQETLRRTPLFEAHRAAGGKIVPFAGWEMPVQYQGVIDEHRAVRTAAGLFDVSHMGEVSVIGPGAESFLQWLTPNDVSKLTDGRAHYSGLLTERGTYLDDLLVYRRGAENYLLVVNAANRTSDFAHIAEQAARFDGVEVEDRSDAYALLALQGPRSVDILAPLASFDVAALRYYGFAEGAVADRPALISRTGYTGEDGFELYVAPDDATPIWDRLLADGAEHGLQPAGLGARDTLRLEAAMALYGHELNADTTPYEAGLGWVVKLDKGDFLGRSALAAQKAEGVDRKLVGFEVEGKGIAREGHGVKVGERAVGEVTSGTWSPTFEKALGLAYVEAGEAEVGKQIVLDVRGRAVAGRLAEIPFYRRPK; encoded by the coding sequence ATGTCCGCAGGGGAACCGCAAGAAACGCTCCGCCGAACACCTCTCTTCGAAGCCCACCGCGCGGCCGGCGGCAAGATCGTGCCTTTCGCCGGCTGGGAGATGCCGGTGCAGTACCAAGGGGTGATCGACGAGCACCGCGCCGTGCGCACGGCGGCGGGCCTGTTCGATGTGTCGCACATGGGCGAGGTGTCGGTGATAGGTCCGGGAGCCGAGTCCTTTCTTCAGTGGCTCACGCCGAACGACGTCTCGAAGCTCACCGACGGCCGCGCTCACTACAGCGGTTTGCTGACCGAGCGCGGCACCTATCTCGACGATCTTTTGGTCTACCGGCGCGGTGCCGAGAACTATCTGCTGGTGGTCAACGCCGCCAACCGCACGAGCGACTTTGCCCACATTGCCGAGCAGGCGGCCCGTTTCGACGGGGTGGAGGTCGAGGACCGGTCCGATGCCTATGCCTTGCTGGCGCTTCAGGGACCGCGGTCGGTGGACATCCTGGCGCCCCTCGCCTCCTTCGACGTGGCGGCACTGCGGTACTACGGTTTCGCCGAGGGCGCCGTAGCGGACCGACCGGCGCTGATCTCCCGCACCGGGTACACCGGGGAGGACGGCTTCGAACTCTACGTCGCGCCGGACGACGCAACGCCGATTTGGGATCGCCTGCTGGCGGACGGTGCGGAACACGGCCTGCAGCCGGCGGGCCTCGGGGCGCGCGACACTCTGCGCCTGGAGGCCGCCATGGCCCTCTACGGTCACGAACTGAACGCGGACACTACGCCCTACGAAGCCGGTCTCGGTTGGGTGGTGAAACTCGACAAAGGCGACTTCCTCGGCCGTTCGGCGCTGGCCGCCCAGAAGGCCGAAGGGGTCGATCGAAAGCTGGTCGGTTTCGAGGTGGAAGGCAAGGGCATTGCGCGCGAAGGCCACGGCGTCAAGGTGGGGGAGCGTGCCGTCGGCGAGGTGACCAGCGGCACCTGGAGCCCGACCTTCGAAAAGGCCCTCGGGCTGGCCTACGTGGAGGCCGGAGAAGCCGAGGTAGGCAAGCAAATCGTGCTCGACGTGCGCGGCCGCGCAGTGGCCGGTCGCCTGGCGGAGATCCCCTTCTACCGGCGCCCCAAATAG
- a CDS encoding response regulator transcription factor has product MPEARILVVEDDADIAEVLRYNLEKEGFQVEVVPRGDDALEAARKSTPDLLLIDLMLPGIDGLDLTRILKRSAETERIPVVMLTAKAEEIDRIVGLELGADDYIPKPFSPREVVLRVKAVLRRGAPEPEEPENLSLGEIVLDIPAHRLTVAGEEVPLTATEFRLLRLLMERRGRVQSRSRLLSDVWGYAESIDSRTVDTHIRRLRRKLGSEADRIETIIGVGYRLRP; this is encoded by the coding sequence ATGCCCGAGGCAAGAATCCTGGTCGTCGAAGACGACGCGGACATCGCCGAGGTTTTGCGCTACAACCTCGAGAAGGAAGGCTTCCAGGTAGAGGTCGTGCCGCGCGGCGACGATGCCCTGGAAGCGGCCCGCAAATCGACGCCGGATCTTTTGCTGATCGACCTCATGCTGCCCGGCATCGATGGCCTCGATTTGACCCGAATCCTCAAACGCAGCGCCGAAACGGAGCGCATTCCGGTGGTGATGTTGACCGCCAAGGCGGAAGAGATTGACCGGATCGTGGGTCTCGAACTGGGCGCCGACGACTACATCCCCAAGCCCTTCAGTCCCCGCGAGGTGGTGCTGCGGGTGAAGGCGGTTCTGCGCCGGGGCGCGCCGGAACCGGAAGAGCCGGAGAACCTCTCCCTCGGCGAGATCGTACTCGACATCCCCGCTCACCGACTGACCGTAGCCGGCGAAGAGGTGCCTTTGACGGCGACGGAGTTCCGGCTGCTGCGCCTGCTGATGGAGCGGCGCGGCCGGGTGCAATCCCGCAGCCGTCTGCTGTCCGACGTGTGGGGCTACGCGGAGAGCATCGACAGCCGCACCGTCGATACCCACATTCGCCGCCTGCGGCGCAAGCTCGGCTCCGAGGCGGACCGCATTGAAACCATCATCGGCGTGGGCTACCGCCTCCGCCCGTAG